The Elusimicrobiota bacterium genome includes the window ATGTATTGAACCTTGACCCAAAGAAAGCAACTGTCGCGGTACAAGGTTTTGGTAATGTAGGATCATACCTCTGCGTTTTCCTCGCAAAACAAGGAGTTAAGATAGTCGGTGTTACCGACGTAGGCGGCGGGTGTTACGACCCAAAAGGGTTGGATATTGATGCATTAATAAAATATGCCGCTACGAACCGCACAGTTGACGGGTTCACCTCAAAGAAGTTAACTAATAAAGAATTATTCGCCTTACCTGTAGATATCATAGTCCCTGCAGCAGCCGGCGGGGTTATCACGGCAGAGAATGCAAACGAAATAAAAGCAAAAGCTATAGTTGAAGCCGCCAACGCACCGGTTACTATCGAAGGCATGGCAATCCTTGACCAACGCGATATAAAAGTATTCCCGGATATCATCACGAACTCCGGCGGTGTAATTGCATCGATGGAAGAATATTCGCGGTCACTAAGCGCGATGAAAATCACTAAAGAAGAAGTGTTCAAGATTATTACCGAAAAAATATCTGCAGCGCTTAACTGGACAATCGCGAGTAATAAAAAGGATAAGGTAAACTTTGTGGAAGCTGCAATTGACCTTTCAATGCGCAGGGTGTATAACGCAATGCGTAAACGCCGGCATATCTGAATTAGATGCGGATCAAGTTACTAACTCTGTTCATTATTTGCCTGATTTTTACTTTTATCACTATAACAGTGATCTCAGCAGATGATATCCCCCTGTCATCACTACCAATCCTGCAGTCAACTCAACCTGTTACGGAGATAACATCAACGGTAGTAGAATCCCGCGGAATCTGGATAGATAACTCAAGCTTAATGCGTGATTTAAAGTTAAGCACTCCGCCAGTGGACTCACAAAAAGTTGTAGATAACATCGCAGTGCGTATCTCAACCGCTAATTTCAACCAAGTATTCCTTGAGACAATGAATAACGGGTACTCAATATTTGTATCCACACAGATCAAGCAATGGGCGGAACTCGAGGGAACGGATTACCTCACTACGTTTATAGACGAGTTTCATAAACAAGGAATCGAAGTCCACGCGTGGCTCTGGGTATTTATGATGGGCACGCGTGACAAAGGCGGATTACTAAAAACTCATCCTGACTGGGTGATGGTAGACAAAACCGGAAACCCTCAATCAAAACCTCATTACTGGGCATGTCCGTCGCGACAGGACGTACGTGATTACCTAATATCATTATACCGCGAGATTATCACGAAATACGATATTGACGGATTGCATCTTGACTACCTGCGGTATCCTGAAGACAAGGAACCGTATTATTGTTACTGCGACAACTGCGTTTATGAGTTTAAAAATAAGTATGGCATTAACCCCCGCGAGATATCTCCTGAGGATACCGTTAACTGGACGAAATGGTGCCAGTGGAGGGAAGAACTGATAACAAGTTTCGTTAAACGCGTCCGTGATGAAGTGCTACCGTTACGGCCGGGAATACAATTATCCGCAGCGGTAGCCGGTGCGTATCTTTATGAAATAACGATGAATTACCGCCAACAAAAATGGATGAAATGGATTGACCGGCAATACCTTGATTTTGTCACCCCGATGACTTACGACAGTATTACTTCATCATTCAGGAATAATGTTAAACAACTAAGCGGGATGGTGGATAACCGCACATTTATGTATCCCGGGATAGGGTTTTATGCATACCCTAATGACACGCAAAAGCTTGTGGATCAAATACTTGCCACACGCGAGCTTGGATTATACGGGCAAACACTATTCGCGTACTATTATTTAACTGACGAGCATATCAGTGCGTTGAATACCGGGCCGTACAAAGTTAAGGCGGTAACTTTGCATTCAAATCCGTTACTCACTGCAGGGAAAGTTGTAAGTTTAGAAATTATCCCCGCGCTGGGATTGATGTATGAAGACTCGATCAGTGTTAACGACAAAAGCGTTATTTCTACAGCAATAGAAGGGTTTGAATCTATCGGTTCCTGGCTTACCCGCTATGACGCTGTGTTAGATATAGATGATATCAGTAACAAAATTGAGGATACTGCAGCGCCGTTATTCAACGTTCTAATAGACACCTCTTCAGTATCAGTTGACAACAAAATACGCGACAATATCAATAAACTTGACGTTATCCTAAAATACGCAAAGTTTAACCGAAAAATCACGGATGTACCCGGTAAGATAATTGATTGGGGTATTGTACCGGAATGCTATACAGTTTATACATCAACCCCGCCGGTGATTGATGGTATCCCAAACGACGATACGTGGAAAGGTTTAACCCCCGCTGCGTCTGGGTTCAAACTAAACCTCGGGGATGGCACACCTAGTAATGATACGTTGGTTTATACAGTTTATAATGATACAGCACTATATTTTCTCTTCAACTGCATTGAGGATGATATCAGCAACCTCAAAACTACAGCTATGGAACGTGACAGCATGGTTTTCTTTGATGATTCTATAGAACTTTTTGTTGATACAACAACAACCCGCAGGCAGTATATCCATCTTGTAATGAACTCTATCGGCACAAAGTTTGACCAGCAAAACATGAATGGCGCGGAATCGTTCAATGGACAATGGAGTGTAAGATGTTCCACATCAACCGGCAGCTGGTATGCCGAAGTTATTATACCGTACACGGATTTAGGGTTATCCGCAACACCAACAGCTGGAAGAAGAGTTGCTATTAACTTCGCAAGAAGTAGGTATGTGCGTAACAAGGACAAAGGCACTGACGAATACTCAGCGTGGTCCTGCCCATATGGCAGTTTTCATAACCCCAAACGTTTTGGTACGCTGGTATTCAAATAATTATTTTATATATCCCCCACACCGTTCCATTTTTGTATAATCTTCAGATATCACAGTAATTTAGGAATAGTTGAACAGTATATTTTAGTAAAGGAGTACATTTTTTATGGTAGAAAAGTTGGCAAGAGACGGCGGGACACCGGTCCGGCAGAAACCCGTTCCCCCGAGAATATTGATTGGAAAAGAAGAAAAACTTGCAGTAGACGCTTTGTTTTATAAAGCGATGCTATCCGGCGGCGCGTTTGACCGTTACGGAAAGCTTACGGATGTCGATCTTTATGAACAGGAATACGCTGCGTTTTACGGCGTAAAATATGCAACAGCGGTAAGCGCAGGTACCGCAGCAGTACACACAGCAATCGCGGCATTACGGCTCGAACCAGGTGATGAAATTATCACATCACCGATTACCGATCCCGGCACTGTTATGCCGATAACGTTATGTATGTGTATCCCAGTATTTGCCGACCTTGATTATGCCACCGTAAATATGTCCGCTGAAAGTATCGAGAAGTGTATCACTGAGAAAACAAAAGCCGTGATCGTTGTCCACCTTGCGGGCCAGCCGTGCGATATGGACGCTATTATGAAAGTCGCAAAAAAACATAACCTCGTTGTTATTGAAGACTGTGCGCAAGCGCATGCAGCTAAGTATAAAGGTAAATACGTAGGTTCAATCGGCGATATGGGCTGCTACAGCCTTATGAGCGGTAAACATACTACCTCAGGCGGGCAAGGCGGGATGGTTATCACCAATAACGAAGAATATTATTGGAATGCCAAAAGATTCGCTGACCGCGGGAAACCGTTTAATTCAACAGAAGGAACAAATTTATTTGCCGGGGTAAACTATCGAGTAACCGAACTTGAATCCGCAGTTGGGCGTGAACAGCTGAAAAAAACTGAATCTATCGCGCAGAAACGCCGCGGGTTTGCCAGCGCGTTAGCTAAGAAGCTTGAAACTACGAAAGCATTCCGGTTATGGAAATCTACGGACGGTGCGGAACCCAATCCATGGTTCTGTTTTGTCCACTGCGACGCTGCGGTACTCGGAGCGAAACATGAAGACATCGCAGTTGCTGTTGCTAAGGAAGGCGTATCTGTTGGCGCGCATTACGTCCGGCCGATATACGAACAAAAATGGATGAAGGAACGATTAGTGTTCGGTACATCGAAACTTCCATGGTCATTACCAAACGCAAGGAAGATTGATTACACAGACTCATGTCCCGTAGCATTAAAGACGATAAATGAACATATGACAATGTATATGCACGAATGCTGGACGAATGACGATGTTGAGATTACATACCAAGCGTTTAAGAAAGTGGAAGAATATTACCTCTCGATCAAGAAGTAGGAATACGAAACTCTGGTGTTTGTTTTTCACAAACACCAGAGTTTCTTTAATTTACTGAAGCAATTTCACTTTAATGCTTTGGAATTGAAGTAGCGTCCCTTATCTATCATTTAAAACCCACACAGGTGACGCCCATGCCATCTCTCCGTCAACCTGATGGATTCTAACATAGTAAAAGATAAACGGTTCTTTTGACCACCGTGCCGGTGGCAGCCACAATTTGTCCAATAATTCGTTATCTTCAAACTTTACAACCAAATCCTGCTGGCTGTTTCCATCAATGGAACGGATAACAACATTATTACGCAGTATTTCCACTTTATTTATTATTGAAGTGCCATTAACATTAATCTCCACAATCCTGCCATTATTCATACCCTTAGATTCTGTTAACACAATCTCACTACCCATGGGATAACCGTTAATTGTATAATCCACCCTTATCCTCGCACTAGTCGTTGCGTAACACCTGCGTGACCACAACGCGTGGAAGATAGACTCCCTAGTTTTTTCTTTCGCCCATACACCCAGGAGGCCGGGTTTAAAATTATATGGCGGGAAGCCTTTCCTGACATTGCTACCGGGATGCGCGCAGTGCATATCCCCTCCGGCAGTGAACCCTATTCTCCATCCCAGTGTTAATCCCCGTTGGACAAACCCTAACGGGTTCTCACCGTGGATTACAGAGTTCTCCGGACGGTTAGGCGACATCCTTGACGGCGCACCGCCGGGATATGTATTACCTTGCTCAGTCGCGAGTTCCGAATTTCCCCAGACAGAATATATCTCCACTAACCTTTCTTTTTCAGGGTCGTGGTCTTTCCAGTCACAATAATTCCCGTCATGCGCGGAATGGTGAGGAATAACAATAGCATCTTCATTTTTTAAGGCTGCGAATAGTTTGTTAGGATTATCATACTCCCCTGTTTCTGAACGGTACATCGGCCTATTATCTTTGAGATAATACACATTGCGGTCACCATCGCCGTTACGTCGCCATTTTGCCCATTCATAACCAAGGAAGGAAACAAATTCACCTGGATTATTAAACACCTTAGCAGAGTTTTGTATTAGAGACCAAAGCTCGTCATTAGTTTCATATTTATGATCATGATCGGACGTTGCACCAAAATCCAAGGCATCAGCATAACGAAAATTATTGTAACACGTCTCCAACGTCCCTAACCCATCGGACATTTCAGTATGTTCATGTATCAAACCCCAGAACAACTTTTGTTCAGGTTCAGTTTTTGTAACCACCACAGGATTACTTATACCGGCAAGGCCAGTCTTTGGCTCACTGACTTCAATTCTAGTAGTCCCCAGGGTAGTAAGCACAAAATTATTGACCATGACCGCCCCTCCGGGATTTACTGCCTCCTGTGTAACCTTCACTACCTGTGTAATACCTTCAGCTTTGACTATAATCTCTTCAGGCAAACCACTCGAAGTATTACCTAATTGATCCTCTACCCGCACAATAAAATTGAACGGCTTATCCGCAACAACATCCGCAGGTACCAACGGGCATAGAGCCGCTCGCTTACCCCCAACTATATCAACCAAAAACGCGGTTTTCATAAACCCGTTGTTAAGTAACCACTGTATTTGTTTATGATGCTTGTTTTCTTCCGTACCAACGACAACTAATAAAAAATAGCAGTTCTTCAGAGTAAACGGCAACGCGTTTGCTTTCTTCCACGATATTTCTAGTTTCGCACCCGAAGGAATACCGGCTTGCGGGATTTTGAACTCTATCCTCAACGGATGTTCCGTAGATATGGCTTCAAGATTTACTGTATCATTAACTTTCGCATAAAGATATCCATCAGCAACAGAATTATTCATTTGCGGCCGTGTTTGCCAATACCCTGATTGCCAACGCGTACCGCCAATCAGGAACACAATTTTTTGTTTCCCGCTAATACCCTGCGGTAATACTACGCGAAACTGCCAGTCAACTTTCTCACCTGCTATTACAACCTTTGGCTTTACTTCACCAAACAAAATATCTTTCGGTAATCTTAAAGGCAAATAGGTTTTCATTATTCTCAGTTATACCTCCTGTTTATTGTTATTATTCAACTATATAAACGTCGTAAAGTTCCAGTATCCCGACTTTGAACTTAATACCATCCCCATTATCGAGATGTTGAGCTGTTACAGATTTCATACTTCCAAGTTTTTTTACTTTTGACAACCCCGGACGATGAAGGATAACCTCAAAATTACGAACGGGTATAGTTTCACGTGCCAACCTCGGGCGGTCAGCGGTAAGGTTAATCATATGAACAATAACCTGTTTTCCTCCATTTTTTTGACGTATATACATTTCAACTGATACCGGTGCGGTAGTTTCTACCACCAACTTATTTTGTAACGCTATCCGTACCGCTGCAACAAGGACATTTTCCTGTGAATGATCCCTAAACTGCGAAATAGCGCTTGCTATCAAATTCGGGAAATACACAACAGCCCCTTTCCCGTGTTTATGCACTACCATTGCGGGATAATCCGATACCGGCTGCAGCGTTGTATACGCTCCTGCAGTAGGCTGCA containing:
- a CDS encoding family 10 glycosylhydrolase codes for the protein MRIKLLTLFIICLIFTFITITVISADDIPLSSLPILQSTQPVTEITSTVVESRGIWIDNSSLMRDLKLSTPPVDSQKVVDNIAVRISTANFNQVFLETMNNGYSIFVSTQIKQWAELEGTDYLTTFIDEFHKQGIEVHAWLWVFMMGTRDKGGLLKTHPDWVMVDKTGNPQSKPHYWACPSRQDVRDYLISLYREIITKYDIDGLHLDYLRYPEDKEPYYCYCDNCVYEFKNKYGINPREISPEDTVNWTKWCQWREELITSFVKRVRDEVLPLRPGIQLSAAVAGAYLYEITMNYRQQKWMKWIDRQYLDFVTPMTYDSITSSFRNNVKQLSGMVDNRTFMYPGIGFYAYPNDTQKLVDQILATRELGLYGQTLFAYYYLTDEHISALNTGPYKVKAVTLHSNPLLTAGKVVSLEIIPALGLMYEDSISVNDKSVISTAIEGFESIGSWLTRYDAVLDIDDISNKIEDTAAPLFNVLIDTSSVSVDNKIRDNINKLDVILKYAKFNRKITDVPGKIIDWGIVPECYTVYTSTPPVIDGIPNDDTWKGLTPAASGFKLNLGDGTPSNDTLVYTVYNDTALYFLFNCIEDDISNLKTTAMERDSMVFFDDSIELFVDTTTTRRQYIHLVMNSIGTKFDQQNMNGAESFNGQWSVRCSTSTGSWYAEVIIPYTDLGLSATPTAGRRVAINFARSRYVRNKDKGTDEYSAWSCPYGSFHNPKRFGTLVFK
- a CDS encoding DegT/DnrJ/EryC1/StrS family aminotransferase gives rise to the protein MVEKLARDGGTPVRQKPVPPRILIGKEEKLAVDALFYKAMLSGGAFDRYGKLTDVDLYEQEYAAFYGVKYATAVSAGTAAVHTAIAALRLEPGDEIITSPITDPGTVMPITLCMCIPVFADLDYATVNMSAESIEKCITEKTKAVIVVHLAGQPCDMDAIMKVAKKHNLVVIEDCAQAHAAKYKGKYVGSIGDMGCYSLMSGKHTTSGGQGGMVITNNEEYYWNAKRFADRGKPFNSTEGTNLFAGVNYRVTELESAVGREQLKKTESIAQKRRGFASALAKKLETTKAFRLWKSTDGAEPNPWFCFVHCDAAVLGAKHEDIAVAVAKEGVSVGAHYVRPIYEQKWMKERLVFGTSKLPWSLPNARKIDYTDSCPVALKTINEHMTMYMHECWTNDDVEITYQAFKKVEEYYLSIKK
- a CDS encoding DUF3604 domain-containing protein, producing MKTYLPLRLPKDILFGEVKPKVVIAGEKVDWQFRVVLPQGISGKQKIVFLIGGTRWQSGYWQTRPQMNNSVADGYLYAKVNDTVNLEAISTEHPLRIEFKIPQAGIPSGAKLEISWKKANALPFTLKNCYFLLVVVGTEENKHHKQIQWLLNNGFMKTAFLVDIVGGKRAALCPLVPADVVADKPFNFIVRVEDQLGNTSSGLPEEIIVKAEGITQVVKVTQEAVNPGGAVMVNNFVLTTLGTTRIEVSEPKTGLAGISNPVVVTKTEPEQKLFWGLIHEHTEMSDGLGTLETCYNNFRYADALDFGATSDHDHKYETNDELWSLIQNSAKVFNNPGEFVSFLGYEWAKWRRNGDGDRNVYYLKDNRPMYRSETGEYDNPNKLFAALKNEDAIVIPHHSAHDGNYCDWKDHDPEKERLVEIYSVWGNSELATEQGNTYPGGAPSRMSPNRPENSVIHGENPLGFVQRGLTLGWRIGFTAGGDMHCAHPGSNVRKGFPPYNFKPGLLGVWAKEKTRESIFHALWSRRCYATTSARIRVDYTINGYPMGSEIVLTESKGMNNGRIVEINVNGTSIINKVEILRNNVVIRSIDGNSQQDLVVKFEDNELLDKLWLPPARWSKEPFIFYYVRIHQVDGEMAWASPVWVLNDR